The region ACGCCGTGAAAGGCCGACTGGTACCAGAAGTTGGCCTTGTTGTACTGCTCCGAGTACAGCGACTCGTCCGAGAAGGGGGCGATGTGCAGGTCGCCGTGCGTGGGGTACATCTTGCCGTGCGGCTTCAGCCACTTCCTGGCGTGCAGATACGTCTCCAGCATGCGCTCGTTGTACAGCATGTAGCCCATGGGCTCCGATATGATCACGTCCACCTTTTCGGGCAGCTCGATCTCCTCGATCTTGCCCGGTATCACAGAGATCTTGTTCAGCATGTTGTTGGACTCGACCAGCTGCTGGGCGTACTGGGCCATGTTGGAGGCCTCGATGGCGTAGACCTTGGCGGCGCCCGCCTGCACGGCGAAGAACGACAGAATGCCCGAGCCGGCGCCCACGTCCAGAACGATCTTGTCCTGGAAGTCCACCGCATTGCCCAGTATGGCCCGCTGGTAGGTGCTCGTCCGCACGTAGTCCTGCATCATGTTCTGCTGCTGGCTGAGGTAGCCGTAGAACTGGAAGTACTGCGAGGCGGACGACTCCTCGGTGCGCTGGGAGAACACAGACTTGGGCCGCAGGTGCTTCACGTTCTCCACCACCTTGCGGAAGAGCTGCTGGTCCTGGTCGCTGGCGAAGCGCAGGACGAGATTGTCGGCGTCCAGGGAGACGGCATAGCTGCGCCTGCCCATTTGGGCGGCATCCGTGTCGGCGGCTATCATGTACTCCTTGAGCACGTGGCCGTGGTCCTCGTCTGGGCAGGAGATGTACAGCGAGATTAGCAGGGTCAAGGGGGCTATATCGAGGGGCATGCTCACCTGACACCACGCGGAGCACGACTCCCTGGGAGTCGTAGCTGCAGAGCAGCGTGCAGCTGCCCTTGTATTTGTTGGCGAACTCCAGCTTCTGCTCGTCGGCAATTGCGCTGATCACCACGCCGCTGAACTGGCAGTTGCTCAGCGGGGACACGGAGGCGGCGGTGGCCAGTTTGCGGGGCTCCTCGGGTCGCAGGCTGGACATTTTGGCTGGCTTTCCTGGAGGGTTGTTATCGAAGGATCGAAGGTCCTCGGGCTCTCTTTTCCCCTTTAATTGACAATGTAGGCCGTGctatacacacacacacacaggcagacACCGAcagacgcacacacacgcaggcgGGGAGATGCAGACAGACAGACGCGCAAATTTTTCTCTCGGCGAAATGCGAATTTTCCACCACTCCGGAGAATGCTCGTGAACGGGGCAGCTGGGTGATTGGCGCGCTGGCTTTCGGGCGGCGCTGCTCTGCGACTGGGACGGCTGCTCAAAATCGATCGCTCTTGTTGATTTCGTATTGATTTCACACGGAACGTGcgtattttttgcaaaaagtaGTGTTCGAGCTGCAGTGTGGCTGTGGCTTAGTTTATCCCCCCTTTACTTTAacaaatataccaaaaaaggTCTTACCTGAGGGAGGTATATTATTGGTATTTAGGGGTGGCGCCTCCGCTGTTTAGGGTTTGAGTCCCTGCTGCCTAGTTGGCAACGCGATCGAAAAAGCCAAGAACGGTACTTCGGAGGGATGTTGGGTACATAATCAGTGTACCTAGGTgacaaataatattaaaatcggTTAAGGAGAAAGAGGAGGTGGTGGTAccaaaaagggaaaaatatcACTCGTACCCAAGGAAGAGGAAGAACACTTGGCgccctaatttaaaaattttgaatttttgtgTATTaacttttacaaaaaaatgtaattactgAGCGTTGTTGCTTTACAAACCACAAATGTGGGTATTTCACTAAATAGGCAAAAACcctaatttaaattaagtaaattGTACAAGTAAAAGTGGCACCTTTAGGTACTTTAGACCGCATCTCTACCTCAAAGCATCCTTCTAATCAACTCGCCACTTTGCAGGAAGAAGGCCCGTCGCTCCGCCGATGACAACGAGGAGAACGAGGAGGACTTCTACTACACGGATgtggacgacgacgacgagcaGGTGAAGCCCAGCCTGGCCTCCGAGCCGACGCTGAGCCACCGGGACATGGCGCGTCCGCCGCACGAGGATCCCGAGTACCAGAAGCAGATAGTGGGCAACTTCAAGTGGGTTTTCCTCGATCCGGGATGCAGGTCTCACCACTAACCCCTCTCCTCTTCATTTACACAGGCAAGGACGGGCCGGCGGCCACTACAACCACCTAACGCAGCCGCACGGACGCAGCATCAGTGGCAGCAGCATCCCGAGcacccaccagcagcagctgcagaacAACAACACCAGCTGCATCCCCACTTCGCACCTGGCCCACCACAACTACACCTGgccagcggcggcggcggtgggcgGCGGGGGCGGCGGCATCTCCTCGTCCACGGGGACGGGGCTCGTGGCATCCGGGTCGCACTCCAGTTTGTCGTCCTCGCCGCTGGGCAAGCACGCCCGCTCGTCGTCCACCCGTCCGTCCCACTCGGTAGCGCCATATCCATCGCCGACATacgtccagcagcagcagcaccacagCAACAACCACCACACGCAGCACCACAACTacgccggcagcagcagcaacagcagccacagcagcagcagcagcagcccggTGAtccacagcaacagcagtgcCAACAACATGCTGCAGCAGCTCTCACAGCAGAACGTCACGGTGACGGCGCACcacagccagcagcagcagcagcagcagttgcagcagcagcaccaccaccaacagcaacacagccaccagcagcagcaacagcagcagcacctccTGTCCAGTGTGACGATCACGCCCAACTACCATccggcgcagcagcagcagcagcagcaccaccagccgATGCGGCAACACCCACAGACAACTGCCGGCAACCTGGTTGCCcaaaacaacagcagcaatccgctgcagcagcagcacctggCGCAGCCGGCGGTCGCCAAGCAGACGCCGCACTCGCCGGGCAAGAGGACGCGCGGCGAGAACAAGAAGTGCCGCAAGGTCTACGGCATGGAGAAGCGCGACCAGTGGTGCACCCAGTGCCGGTGGAAGAAGGCGTGCACCCGCTTCGGGGACTGAAAGCGACAGAAGTCGTCGACGGAGGCGGCAAACCAGGCGTCGGCGCAGCAGTCCaaggcggcagcagcagcaacagcagcagcagcaacaactccCAACCCAGCAGCAACTCCCAATCCAGCGGCAGCAGCcacatcctcctcctcctccaagATGACCACCACGGTGGTGCGCTTGGCGGCCGAGGTGGCTGCTGGCAAGCAGCTGCCCTCCTCGCTGACCATCAAAACCAACAGGCGGTATGgaggacagcagcagcagcagcaacatccctATGCGGTGACCGCCAACAGCAACACAATCAGCAACAGGCCGGTGCGCATTCGCAGCGTGGCCACCTCGGTGATCGTGGCGCCCATGGCCAGCGCCAGGATGGAGGAGgaccaggaggaggaggctgCGGAGGCTGCGGGTGAGgtggagctgcagcagcaggagctggaggCTCTGGAGGACCAGGAGGAGGCGCAGGTGGCCGCTGCCAACGGCCTGCTGGCCTGGAGCCGGGCGGCCGCCAGtcagcagcaggcgcagcagGCCGTGCTGATGCAGGGCTGAGCCCGCCGAGAGCTGGACCGGCACCACCTGACACTGCTGACCCCCGCCTGCGGCCGCCGCCAGCCGACGACGAAtcgcaaatgcaaatgaaaatggtcTCTTCTTATTACTCTGCATTGAATGTGCACCTTAAACACGTAACGGTATCTCTTTTGTTGTTGTGCAGGTGTTTGCCAACTGCCGTGCAAATGTTGCTGACATTTGCGCCCGGGCAACATTTGCAATACAATAATCtaattattatcattattattatcattactATTACTCTAACTATTACTGCAGTGcgtaaatatacatatacatataaatatttatttctaaacGACTTTGTTAATCCTTACGTTAGAGAGCGAGAGCAGCAGTTGgcagatttttatatttacacaCAAAACGAAAGGAGAAAGCGACGCATAAGATACGCATGCCAGCTGTTCCGCATaaaacataacaaaaaaacgcaaaagaaaaaacagcaaaaacaattcaaacataaacataaacaacaacaacaacaacacgaaaacaaacaaccaaccaacaaacaaacaacaaacaatatttaaagcaaatatacatttgattttttagttGTAAGACCTAGTAAATTTTTCCTAGAATTAAGTGCAACTTCTGTTCTACTTCTCGCTCTAAACAagaaaacgaaatgaaatgatGGAAATCGAGGCAAACCCACTCAAACAAGCAAATCAAAATGAAAGTTGAAAGATGAAAATGAGAAATGAAACTATAAGCAGAATATTCAAAACGAAACCCAATATgcatattaaatattcaagGCGTTGCATCTGCACAGTAAATAGACATAAACGAAAATAGTTAAATTACTTGCATATAATCATGTGTAACTCGATCCAAGAGCCGTTTAAGCCAATTGTAAGTGTGTGTTAAGCGCTAAGAGTTAAGTATTAATCGACTTATGCATACGAGCGGCAGTAGGTGGACACACAGCTAAATAACCTAGTAATAAGCGCCCAGACACacccacccaccacccaccaccacccacagACCCCAGCCCAAGCTGTCAGACTCCATAGAACAATTGCCCcgaacccaaatccgaacccGGAACCACGCTAATGTAACATATAGACGTACGAGCAACTTAAACTTAAACGTAGTGAATTTTTAACACAACCAAGCAGACAGACAGGCCGACAGACAGACAGGTGGATTGTGAGGTAGATCCAAATCCTTATCGAGATGCAGAAGGGAACCGTCAAAATTTCCATTGGAGCCAGAGGGAAAACACTTTCGAACATGTTCAAATTTTAATACATTGTTAAGTTGATATTTTCTAAAACACACCTAAGCGAAAACGAGCTAGATTCGTCTATTGATTAATTTGTAATGAACTTATGACTAAAACTAAGATTTAAAAGGAAAACTTTTTGCGTTGTGCAACTGTTGTGAATTGTTCAAATTACGGTATACACATACAGACAATGACGTCACAAAGGACCCAGCGAGGTTTGCGAGGATATAAGGAGGAACACGATGTACGATACGACCTACGAGTATGGTATATGAAGTCTGCCTAGAGACGGCCAGAGATTGAGATTGAGAGCAGGAGAATTTACGgagaagaaatgaaaatacaCAAGGAATTCTTAACCAAATTGGAAGTACAAACTAAAGTCTAGAATATGTAAATATAGAACCCCCATACCACACTTAAAGAAGGAGCAAAACGGACGAACGGACGAGGGCGAGCAGTGCAATGGGTTGAGCAATCCTTATGAAGTGGAGGGGATAGAGAGCGCAGAGGAGGAAAAATTGAGCTTAGGCGGCAGCagctttaaaaagtttttgaaaatgaaaatgggaaagttacggaaaagcggggaaagcGGGGAAAGCGGGGAAAGCCAACAGTTGAAGGTTGAACGACGAACGATGAGAGATGAAGGAGTAAAACACGCAAACGAACATTTCATTGAAACTGTTTGCCGTGATTTGAATGAAATTCATAATGGTGGCCATTTTGTGTAATGCGAAAAAGTTTAACAACATTTTACACTTGTATTTCGTTTTTATTAACTATAAGTTTAATCGAACCAAGAACAGATCAACAGGAGCGATCGTAGCGAGGCGAGAAAATGCAATACATTTTACTTACTTTTGTCTGTCGCCCCCGGGGGCGTCTATTCTTTATTACAACTACGATTACGAGTATGATTATTGTCatcattattattgtttttcttgCTAATTTTCGTGCAccacacacaaaacacacaaaccACACAGCAAACACCCCCACACAGCGTAGTTAAGTGCGTACACTCGATCTATTTCGTTGCGTTctggaaattatttaaacttaagtgatatttttaaagaaacacCAAGAAGAAGGAAAGAAAACTATCCATTATCATATAATTATCGCTAATATTTCTACTATCTTATGTGTACGATTACCGAGATCACGAAAAGAGCAAGAAATGCAGGGCAGGCTGGCCTCCCCGACAGGTGGGCATCCTCAGAACCCCCGCCGGGGACCTGACCTGGCCCGAAAAACAGACAACGGAGGAGGCAGAACACTAATGCTTGACCAAGATTAAAGTGAAGCGGAGAGAAACCTACAGAATATCAGCAAGGGTCAAAGCTCTAATCCATCGAACATGAATGCTAGACTCATTCAATagcgaaaataatatttctttttaattttttttcttgaaaagaatacaacacaacaacaacaagaacacccattttattaaaaaatatacaattgttatttataattaaacaaaacgaaaaccaACCCTCTTGTTTTCATTATGATTTCGCTTTTCAGTTGCTTCACTTATGCCTTGTTTTGGAAAGATCGCTTTCCGGAGTTACGAAATTGCGGAGGCCTCTTCCGCGGAAGAGAAGAGATTGCATTTCTCGAACAGACACGGTTTCTCCCAGGGTCTCAGGCGTAGAGCAGATCGCATTGGTATCCAATTGTACGACTTTCTACCGCATCTCTTGGTGCTGCCCAGGTAGTTCGTTTCCTTTCCGCCGATCTAAGCCGCTCCTAGGACAGGTGTACGGACCAGGAGGTGCTTACGCGACACAGCTGCAACAGATCGATGTGTGTTTATGCCCCAAACTAGCTATACAGATATAAGCGGGCTTATTGCCCCAGAACTCGTAGATGGACACTTATGATATTTCCTCTGATATTTATCGTCGTTATTGATGTGTAAACATAGCATTAACTCTAAGCTAAGAAGGATTCGGAGCAGTCCCCTAAGGAGGTTCGAATCGAGTTCGGTTTAAATTAGAAATCTCACGGCAGCTGGCGGTCGGACCTGGATCTCAGGTGGGTCCCGGATCCGACGCAGCGATTGCTGGTTCAGCGCGGTATGTTGCATCCACTAACGATAACTAAGTAGTTATACTTGATacattatatacatatatacagtACATTAAGGTGTGTAGCTAGGGGCGAGGAGGAGCGGAACTCATGGATGTGTTATCTGTGGGGTTCCGACTCCCATTCCGAATCCCCGCCAGAATCGGAGCTCTGCGACCGTGGCTGCGGCCTGGGCgtctttgtgtgtgtgttggtgttCATTTTTTGGATAATTGGAAAgcgaaattagttttaaaacaaaattgcatTCAATATAAGGCTGATTTATTTGACTCGTTCATTTTGATATACACACcggggcacacacacactcggcacacacgcacacccacgCATATCAGCCAGGCAGCTGTCGGTGCTAGACATTGAATTCCATTTAAGATAAGTGCATTACGTCGATTAGTTTAGTGAGTATCCAGCAAAAGACTTGCGCCTCGTTTATTTGGCTGCGTTTTCATGAACCCCACACTCGCATCGACACCATTTCACCGACGAGAATCGAACGGAAGAGCGGCAAAACAGGATTAAGGCCATGTCCTGGGGGTGGCGATTCGCATGGCATCCCCCGGCAGCCAGGGAAGGGTTGTTGGAATCGAAAGCTCTACACTGCCAGCAACGAAGCCACaaccgcattcgcattcgcattcgctCATACCATCTTGCTTTGAAAGCCAAGGAAATCACAAATTCGAGTAAAGCAATAAGCTGTTTATACAATCAAGTACTTGTAGTCCCCGGTAATCATGCATCCTGCACCACCCATTAGAGCATTCTTGTGAACTGACTGATACTtcaaaccaaaaccaaatacGAAGCGAGATTATGCGTAGTGAAAAGCACGGACATCACCCGTGAAATCATCTAGCATAGGCCTCTGCCGCAGTTGGGCGAAGGCACAATTTCAATAATAggttttaaataagtttttctACCCACGAGTTGTTGtaacttttttacaatttaaatttacgaTAATTGGCAACGGACAATTGTTTTGATAACTGAAACTGAAATCGAAACTGAGGAGGAGGCGATTGTGAGGATGAGAGCCATGCGGCCGAAATtgtattcaattattttgcattGATTGGCTGGCAACTGAAACCACTAGATGTCTTCAAAATTGGCTAAATGCATCCTTAATTTCAAAAGACTTTTTGTTCGGGGCGAACTTAGCAGAGCCCACTGGAAATCGGAGGAGGGCGTCAGGAAAATCctaacattaaaatttaaaattataacttaACAGCTAACAATTAACAATTAATAAGTAACGATAATCGGTTTAGTTGGGCTAACTGAGGACTTTATTAGGATCTAGGCGACGTGAGCAGTGAGGTAGAGGATACGTTGAATGACTTGACTCGACTTGATTAAAATTAGACGCTCCCACTCCCCAACCTCCCACCACACTTGTATTTCTACTTGTATGTCTAGCATTAGGGGCATCccccagcacacacacagccaccACTCATCGTCACCTTGAAACTTTTCGTGTTTTTATGTGTAGTTCGTAAGATCGTAATGCGAGGTGAATCCgcgatatgatatgatatatacTTGTTGTTGTGTCTACATCTATAGGACTTCTGTAAGGGAAGCCACGTACCCAGCCAGATCGATTCatccttgttttgttttcaccTTGTTGACTTGTTTGCTGTTACGAACCTATTATGGTCCACTGCGATTCTATTACCCCACTGTGTACTTATCTCGGTTCTGCTTGGACTAGCCAACTAGTTGAACTGGTTGAACTGGAAGTTAGGCTAGAGCAAGCTTTAACGGCGGGCGGCGGTCGTCAGGATCGCCGTGCGGCCACTGATCACCACATAACAAGGTACAAAAGCGGCGCAATTGGGGCGGCACCCGCCCaccccctgccacgcccattaGCCAGAGGCGAAATTAAGGCCTGGAGCAGGTGAAAAACGAACGGAGGAGCACTAGGACACACAAGAACATACAGATACAGTTACAGAGGCATTCAGAAGATTCagaagatacagatacagatacggataaTACTTAAATTACGAGCTAGCGTAACGGAGTTTTGCATTTCCAAACGAAAACCATATgagaaaaagtaaataacCAGCAACTAAGTGTCGTGTATATTCCATGTTAAAaatacagcagcagcaggtgctAATAAGCATATAATTATACATGTAAACAgcatatatttaaatacagataatatatataaccatatgcatacatatatcTAACCGAAATTATGAATAGCGACCGAAACCGAGAGCAGGAACTCCCTTCCGACGGCGGAGATGGTTCGCGAGCCCTAGAAAAACGTACATAGGTGTGCATTAATCATACGTACCGTTGTCTCAGTGTGAAAAAGCTTAAGTCCACACCGAAACTAATGTAATAGCAGCTAAACTCGAGGATCCCAGAGCAACCCAATCACTGGCGACCCCGACCCCTACCACTTAAAGAGCATTACGAATATTACGAATACCCAAAATACAGAGCAGCAGAGATGTTTAACACTTCAATTAAACATTGGTGAGAATCGAGTACCTACGAAACTGAAAGATAGAGAAAGGCGCACTGGGCGACTATATTTTTTGCAAAGCAACTAAACTAACCGAAAACGTTTTACGCGCGAACATTTTAGACATACAAAAACAGGGGAGGGCAGTAGGATTGCGAAGCGAGGGGAACACAGAGGACACACC is a window of Drosophila biarmipes strain raj3 chromosome 3R, RU_DBia_V1.1, whole genome shotgun sequence DNA encoding:
- the LOC108031059 gene encoding histone-arginine methyltransferase CARMER gives rise to the protein MSSLRPEEPRKLATAASVSPLSNCQFSGVVISAIADEQKLEFANKYKGSCTLLCSYDSQGVVLRVVSDEDHGHVLKEYMIAADTDAAQMGRRSYAVSLDADNLVLRFASDQDQQLFRKVVENVKHLRPKSVFSQRTEESSASQYFQFYGYLSQQQNMMQDYVRTSTYQRAILGNAVDFQDKIVLDVGAGSGILSFFAVQAGAAKVYAIEASNMAQYAQQLVESNNMLNKISVIPGKIEEIELPEKVDVIISEPMGYMLYNERMLETYLHARKWLKPHGKMYPTHGDLHIAPFSDESLYSEQYNKANFWYQSAFHGVDLTTLHKEGMKEYFRQPIVDTFDIRICMAKSVRHVCDFLNDKEDDLHLIDIPLEFHILQTGICHGLAFWFDVEFSGSSQNVWLSTSPTAPLTHWYQVRCLLPMPIFIKQGQTLTGRVLLEANRRQSYDVTIDLHIEGTLISSSNTLDLKNPYFRYTGAPVQAPPGTSTQSPSEQYWTQVDTQGSRNSSSMLNGGLSVNGMGDGMDITHGLMHPH
- the LOC108031058 gene encoding zinc finger protein 704 isoform X2, whose protein sequence is MSGERRRTIQNSIEVPTMQNQRKRPPSDPQDSYEETCRAAEILSSMKLQSPHGSMADKCSSPGSSSSASWSSGSASPPLSDDGHAHHSPHNIMSPHDAANARIRTTSVSTSDEGIVIDFKEERKKKSKKFRCTYRGCHYVEPDQNKIVRHIRKTHLGKKARRSADDNEENEEDFYYTDVDDDDEQVKPSLASEPTLSHRDMARPPHEDPEYQKQIVGNFKQGRAGGHYNHLTQPHGRSISGSSIPSTHQQQLQNNNTSCIPTSHLAHHNYTWPAAAAVGGGGGGISSSTGTGLVASGSHSSLSSSPLGKHARSSSTRPSHSVAPYPSPTYVQQQQHHSNNHHTQHHNYAGSSSNSSHSSSSSSPVIHSNSSANNMLQQLSQQNVTVTAHHSQQQQQQQLQQQHHHQQQHSHQQQQQQQHLLSSVTITPNYHPAQQQQQQHHQPMRQHPQTTAGNLVAQNNSSNPLQQQHLAQPAVAKQTPHSPGKRTRGENKKCRKVYGMEKRDQWCTQCRWKKACTRFGD